In Mycobacterium branderi, the DNA window CCTCGACCACCAGCTCATACGGTGCCTGCAATTCCTTTGCGGCAACGTACAATTCGTCGTCGGACAGCGACGTGAGCCGGCGGATCTCGCCGGTGATGGCCCGCATGTGGGTGGTGGCGTTGGACACGTCGCCGGTGCCTGCTTCGCCCTTGGAGCGGATCATCGCCGCACCCTCGTTGATGCGCCTCAGCGCCTCGCCGAGATTGGTGGCGCCGCACACGAACGGCACGGTGAACTTCCACTTGTCGATGTGGTGGGTGTAGTCGGCGGGGGTGAGTACCTCGGACTCGTCGACGTAGTCCACGCCCAGGGTCTGCAGGATCTGCGCCTCGACGAAATGCCCGATGCGCGCCTTGGCCATCACCGGGATGGTGACCGCGGAGATGATGCCCTCGATCATGTCGGGGTCACTCATCCGCGACACGCCGCCCTGTGCGCGGATGTCGGCGGGCACCCGTTCCAGCGCCATCACCGCGACGGCGCCGGCCCCCTCGGCGATGCGCGCCTGTTCGGGAGTGACGACGTCCATGATGACGCCGCCCTTGAGCATCTCGGCCATGCCGCGCTTGACCCGCGCGGTGCCGGTCTGCCCGTTAGAAGTCACGGCTACCAGTCTAAATGGTGGCTCCCAAAGCGCCGAACGTGAAGCTAGCCGCACGCTCGG includes these proteins:
- the pdxS gene encoding pyridoxal 5'-phosphate synthase lyase subunit PdxS, coding for MTSNGQTGTARVKRGMAEMLKGGVIMDVVTPEQARIAEGAGAVAVMALERVPADIRAQGGVSRMSDPDMIEGIISAVTIPVMAKARIGHFVEAQILQTLGVDYVDESEVLTPADYTHHIDKWKFTVPFVCGATNLGEALRRINEGAAMIRSKGEAGTGDVSNATTHMRAITGEIRRLTSLSDDELYVAAKELQAPYELVVEVARAGKLPVTLFTAGGIATPADAAMMMQLGAEGVFVGSGIFKSGDPAARAAAIVKATTFYDDPDVLAKVSRGLGEPMVGINVEEIAQPHRLAERGW